From a single Sphaeramia orbicularis chromosome 4, fSphaOr1.1, whole genome shotgun sequence genomic region:
- the sgcb gene encoding beta-sarcoglycan, with protein MASEQESSNGPVKKSMREKAIERRTINKEHNSNFKAGYIPIEEERLHKTGLRGRKGNMAVCIIVLLFLLALINLIITLVIWTVIRIGPNGCDSMEFHESGLLRFKQKADMGIVHPLHKSTVGGRKDQDLVIVGNNNPVVFQQGTTKLSVEKDKTSVVSDIGISFTDPRTQNTFFSTDFENHEFHLPKGVKVLSVKKASTERITSSAASDLNIKGDGKAIIRGNEGVNIMGRTVEFKMGGGIELRAENSIVLNGSVMFNATRIPNSAGDVYFDEGLERYKLCMCADGTLFRVQVKFPNMGCQTSDNPCKKAHF; from the exons ATGGCGTCGGAGCAG GAGAGTTCAAATGGGCCGGTAAAGAAGTCCATGAGAGAGAAGGCTATAGAAAGACGCACCATCAACAAGGAACACAACAGTAACTTCAAAGCAGGATATATACCTATAGAAGAGGAGCGTCTCCATAAAACAGGACTGAGAGGACGGAAGGGAAACATGGCAGTCTGCATcattgtcctcctcttcctcctcgccTTAATTAATCTTATT ATCACACTTGTCATATGGACTGTGATCCGTATTGGTCCGAATGGTTGTGATAGTATGGAGTTCCACGAGTCTGGTCTCCTGCGCTTCAAGCAGAAAGCAGACATGGGCATCGTTCATCCGCTACACAAGAGCACAGTGGGAGGGCGTAAGGATCAGGACCTGGTTATTGTCGGCAACAACAACCCA GTTGTGTTCCAGCAAGGTACTACTAAGCTGAGTGTAGAAAAGGACAAGACCTCGGTTGTCAGCGACATTGGCATATCTTTCACTGATCCTCGCACACAGAACACTTTCTTCAGTACAGACTTTGAGAATCATGAGTTCCATTTGCCCAAAGGAGTCAAAGTCCTCAGCGTTAAAAAGGCTTCAACAGAAAGG ATCACCAGTAGTGCAGCCTCTGACCTGAACATTAAAGGAGACGGCAAGGCCATAATCCGTGGAAATGAAGGAGTCAACATCATGGGCCGAACTGTAGAGTTCAAAATGGGAGGAGGCATCGAGCTCAGGGCT GAGAACAGCATCGTCCTCAATGGATCAGTCATGTTCAATGCCACGCGGATCCCAAACTCTGCAGGAGACGTCTACTTCGATGAAGGTCTGGAAAGGTACAAACTCTGCATGTGTGCAGATGGAACTTTGTTCCGTGTTCAGGTAAAGTTTCCCAACATGGGCTGCCAGACATCAGACAACCCGTGTAAAAAAGCTCACTTTTAA